One Actinomyces respiraculi DNA window includes the following coding sequences:
- a CDS encoding thymidine phosphorylase, whose protein sequence is MTTATAAVEPFDAVDVIAAKRDRQRLTDAQIDWVVDAYTRGIVAEEQMSALAMAIYLNGMQPQEIARWTDAMIRTGERMDFSGIGRPTADKHSTGGVGDKITLPLAPLVAVFGVSVPQLSGRGLGHTGGTLDKLESIPGWRARLSNDEILDMLREGGPGAVICAAGSGLAPADKKLYALRDITGTVSCVPLIASSIMSKKIAEGTGALVLDVKVGSGAFMREMSMARELAETMVTLGKEAGVATRALLTDMSTPLGLTAGNALEVRESLEVLAGGGPDDVVALTLALAVEMLDAAGRPTSEDELRAALADGRAMDVWREMIRRQDGDPDAPLPVAPETEVITATEDGVLTELDALKVGVAAWRLGAGRARKEDPVQAVAGVEMHAKPGEAVVTGQPLLTLHTATPERFARAVEALEGAVAVSPAGSPEAAAAVARREAGVVLDRIV, encoded by the coding sequence ATGACTACCGCCACCGCCGCCGTCGAGCCCTTCGACGCCGTTGACGTCATTGCCGCCAAGCGCGACCGCCAGCGCCTGACCGACGCCCAGATCGACTGGGTTGTCGACGCCTACACCCGCGGCATCGTCGCCGAGGAGCAGATGAGCGCGCTGGCGATGGCGATCTACCTCAACGGCATGCAGCCGCAGGAGATCGCCCGCTGGACCGACGCGATGATCCGCACCGGCGAGCGCATGGACTTCTCCGGCATCGGCCGCCCCACCGCGGACAAGCACTCCACGGGCGGCGTGGGCGACAAGATCACCCTGCCGCTGGCCCCGCTCGTCGCCGTCTTCGGCGTGAGCGTGCCCCAGCTCTCCGGCCGCGGCCTCGGGCACACCGGCGGCACCCTCGACAAGCTCGAGTCCATCCCCGGCTGGCGCGCCCGCCTGAGCAACGACGAGATCCTCGACATGCTCCGCGAGGGCGGCCCCGGAGCCGTCATCTGCGCCGCCGGTAGCGGGCTCGCCCCGGCCGACAAGAAGCTCTACGCCCTGCGCGACATCACCGGCACCGTCTCCTGCGTGCCGCTCATCGCCTCCTCAATCATGAGCAAAAAGATCGCGGAGGGCACAGGCGCCCTCGTCCTGGACGTCAAGGTGGGCTCGGGCGCCTTCATGCGCGAGATGTCGATGGCCCGCGAGCTCGCCGAGACGATGGTCACCCTGGGTAAGGAGGCCGGGGTCGCCACCCGCGCGCTGCTGACCGACATGTCCACTCCGCTGGGGCTTACGGCCGGCAACGCCCTCGAGGTGCGCGAGTCCCTGGAGGTCCTCGCCGGTGGGGGTCCCGACGACGTCGTCGCACTCACGCTGGCGCTGGCCGTCGAGATGCTGGACGCGGCTGGACGTCCCACGAGCGAGGACGAGCTGCGTGCCGCCCTTGCGGACGGGCGCGCCATGGACGTGTGGCGCGAGATGATCCGCCGCCAGGACGGCGACCCCGACGCACCGCTGCCCGTCGCCCCCGAGACTGAGGTCATCACGGCCACCGAGGACGGCGTGCTCACTGAGCTCGACGCCCTCAAGGTCGGGGTTGCCGCCTGGCGCCTGGGCGCGGGGCGTGCCCGCAAGGAGGACCCGGTTCAGGCGGTGGCCGGGGTTGAGATGCACGCCAAGCCGGGCGAGGCCGTCGTCACGGGTCAGCCGCTGCTCACCTTGCACACCGCGACGCCCGAGCGCTTCGCGCGCGCCGTCGAGGCCCTTGAGGGCGCGGTGGCCGTGAGCCCGGCCGGCTCGCCCGAAGCGGCTGCGGCGGTGGCCCGCCGCGAGGCCGGTGTCGTGCTCGACCGGATCGTTTGA
- a CDS encoding metal ABC transporter substrate-binding protein, translating to MRTVIRSSRRTALALAALALATPALVACGSSQSAVDVNAEATTIHAVASTTQICDYVTQLASGGDDLSFSRTGADGTTAELGADPATAPVRLTLTCLLAPNASAHEHEMTASQSAALAEADLFLVNGVDLEHFLDDAIDSTGFKGTMVVTSGVLTADDVDTPGANKDAETALPYTIDRGTQAVEVAPWPFAPEPGEEAEFRYDPHVWTNPRNAAIQVANIGAALTSVAPEAADTINSHVSAYAELLSALDTWAEQSLSTVPAEHRVLFTSHDAFGYLSNAYGIRFEGAAMSDFNAQQDATAQKIQQTADAITASGAVAIFAENSNNPESVEKVAALAGVRAVIGDEALYGDSLGEPGSDGETYIGSILHNVFNLTTAWGGTVSEVPAELSEWAPTNVVES from the coding sequence ATGAGAACAGTTATCAGGTCGTCCAGGCGCACCGCCCTGGCGCTCGCCGCCCTCGCCCTCGCCACCCCGGCCCTCGTCGCCTGCGGCTCCTCCCAGTCCGCCGTCGACGTCAACGCCGAGGCCACGACGATCCACGCCGTCGCATCAACCACCCAGATCTGCGACTACGTCACCCAGCTCGCCTCCGGCGGCGACGACCTCTCCTTCTCGCGCACCGGTGCCGACGGCACCACCGCCGAGCTCGGCGCCGACCCCGCCACCGCCCCCGTGCGCCTGACCCTCACCTGCCTCCTGGCCCCCAACGCCTCCGCCCACGAGCACGAGATGACCGCCTCCCAGTCCGCGGCCCTCGCCGAGGCCGACCTCTTCCTCGTCAACGGCGTCGACCTCGAGCACTTCCTCGACGACGCGATCGACTCCACCGGCTTCAAAGGCACCATGGTCGTCACCTCCGGGGTCCTGACCGCCGACGACGTCGACACCCCCGGCGCGAACAAGGACGCCGAGACCGCCCTGCCCTACACCATCGACCGCGGCACCCAGGCCGTCGAGGTCGCCCCCTGGCCCTTCGCCCCCGAGCCGGGCGAGGAGGCCGAGTTCCGCTACGACCCCCACGTGTGGACCAACCCCCGCAACGCCGCCATCCAGGTCGCCAACATCGGCGCCGCCCTGACCTCCGTCGCCCCCGAGGCCGCCGACACGATCAACAGCCACGTCAGCGCCTACGCCGAGCTCCTGAGCGCCCTCGACACCTGGGCCGAGCAGAGCCTGTCCACCGTGCCCGCCGAGCACCGCGTCCTGTTCACCAGCCACGACGCCTTCGGCTACCTCTCCAACGCCTACGGCATCCGCTTCGAGGGCGCCGCCATGAGCGACTTCAACGCCCAGCAGGACGCCACCGCCCAGAAGATCCAGCAGACCGCCGACGCCATCACCGCCTCCGGCGCCGTCGCGATCTTCGCCGAGAACTCCAACAACCCCGAGTCCGTCGAGAAGGTCGCCGCCCTGGCCGGCGTGCGCGCCGTCATCGGCGACGAGGCCCTGTACGGCGACTCCCTGGGCGAGCCCGGCTCCGACGGCGAGACCTACATCGGCTCCATCCTGCACAACGTCTTTAACCTCACCACCGCGTGGGGAGGTACGGTCTCTGAGGTGCCCGCCGAGCTGTCCGAGTGGGCGCCCACCAACGTCGTCGAGTCCTGA
- the deoC gene encoding deoxyribose-phosphate aldolase yields the protein MTTRREIAAMIDHTLLKPEATGEQVAALIAQGVELGTFSVCVSPNQLPVEVPEGLRVATVCGFPSGAHATAVKAAEAADSVAKGADEVDMVVNLRQVKEHDWDAVEADVRAVKEAVGAALLKVIIESAALTDEEIVAVCQASERACADYVKTSTGFHPAGGASVHAVRLMRETVGERLGVKASGGIRTAQDALAMVEAGASRLGVSASVAILDGLED from the coding sequence ATGACGACTCGCCGTGAGATCGCCGCCATGATCGACCACACCCTCCTCAAGCCCGAGGCCACGGGCGAGCAGGTGGCCGCCCTCATCGCCCAGGGCGTCGAGCTCGGCACCTTCTCGGTGTGCGTGAGCCCGAACCAGCTGCCCGTCGAGGTGCCCGAGGGCCTGCGTGTGGCCACGGTCTGCGGCTTCCCCTCGGGCGCCCACGCGACCGCGGTCAAAGCGGCCGAGGCGGCCGACTCGGTGGCCAAGGGCGCCGACGAGGTGGACATGGTCGTCAACCTCCGCCAGGTCAAGGAGCACGACTGGGACGCCGTCGAGGCGGACGTGCGGGCCGTCAAGGAGGCCGTGGGCGCCGCCCTGCTCAAGGTCATCATCGAGTCCGCGGCCCTGACCGATGAGGAGATCGTCGCCGTCTGCCAGGCCAGCGAGCGCGCCTGCGCGGACTACGTCAAGACCTCCACCGGCTTCCACCCCGCGGGCGGCGCCAGCGTTCACGCGGTGCGTCTCATGCGCGAGACGGTGGGCGAGCGCCTGGGCGTCAAGGCCTCGGGCGGCATCCGCACGGCGCAGGACGCGCTGGCCATGGTGGAGGCCGGGGCCTCGCGCCTGGGCGTGTCCGCGAGCGTCGCGATCCTCGACGGCCTCGAGGACTGA
- a CDS encoding metal ABC transporter permease, which translates to MSDTLTRLVAAAVEALREAVSGIPGIAPLATAPFLFRPFVLLIVLGFVCALVGTLVNLRRAEFHAEALVHAVFPGIVVGAVTAGTGMIVPAGAVAGALAAAALTWVDHHSRRDASEAGTAVVLTGFFSVGMVVLLANGDMSGQLEALMFGRLLEVTDLRLAQALVVSVLALLLVLLTWKEQVAIAFDPVGARASGLRVLALDLVLNAAVAAVVVAAATAVGTLLVIGLLTLPGTTGRVLARSVPGMVVTALVVGVAGGWLGLLLAVSPSPRPVSPQAAVIMVMALALVVAVGGARVTGALRSRQSTGLTRGAVAGGAREVE; encoded by the coding sequence ATGAGCGACACCCTCACCCGCCTCGTGGCCGCCGCGGTCGAGGCCCTGCGCGAGGCTGTGTCCGGTATCCCCGGCATCGCCCCCCTGGCGACCGCACCCTTCCTGTTCCGGCCCTTCGTGCTGCTCATCGTCCTGGGCTTCGTGTGCGCCCTGGTGGGCACGCTCGTCAACCTGCGCCGCGCCGAGTTCCACGCCGAGGCGCTGGTGCACGCCGTCTTCCCCGGGATCGTCGTCGGCGCCGTGACCGCCGGGACGGGCATGATCGTGCCTGCCGGAGCCGTCGCCGGGGCGCTGGCCGCCGCCGCCCTGACCTGGGTGGACCACCACTCGCGGCGCGACGCCTCAGAGGCCGGCACCGCCGTCGTCCTCACCGGATTCTTCTCCGTCGGGATGGTCGTCCTACTGGCCAATGGGGATATGTCCGGCCAGCTCGAGGCCCTCATGTTCGGCAGGCTGCTTGAGGTCACCGACCTGCGCCTGGCCCAGGCCCTCGTCGTCAGCGTGCTGGCCCTGCTCCTGGTGCTGCTGACCTGGAAGGAGCAGGTCGCCATCGCCTTCGACCCCGTCGGTGCCCGAGCCTCCGGGCTGCGGGTCCTGGCCCTCGACCTCGTGCTCAACGCCGCGGTGGCGGCCGTCGTCGTCGCCGCCGCGACCGCCGTGGGCACCCTCCTCGTCATCGGCCTGCTCACCCTGCCCGGCACCACCGGCCGCGTGCTGGCCCGCTCGGTGCCCGGCATGGTGGTGACCGCCCTGGTCGTCGGGGTCGCGGGAGGCTGGCTGGGGCTGCTCCTGGCCGTCTCACCCTCGCCGCGTCCGGTCTCGCCCCAGGCGGCCGTCATCATGGTCATGGCCTTGGCCCTCGTGGTGGCGGTCGGCGGGGCGCGCGTGACCGGGGCTCTGCGTTCACGGCAGTCGACGGGGCTCACGCGCGGTGCCGTCGCAGGCGGCGCCCGGGAGGTCGAGTGA
- a CDS encoding metal ABC transporter ATP-binding protein has translation MTIAEQPHVAAGTTPTAGRTAEYDGTTAVVLEDLALAYGRTPVLTGVTGTLRAGQALALVGPNGSGKTTLLRALLGMVRIVNGTARVNGQAPGRAPAGSIGYVPQVADLDPTFPVTALDVVVMGTVSALGPLRRPGRRERERSRDALGTVGLSHVATRRFGELSGGQQQRVLLARCLASRPRLVLLDEPFNGLDQPNRDALLRILSGLKSDGVAVVVSTHDLILAQEVCEQVALLAGHQVGFGPREEVLVPALVEQAYGAGPEHAARLLGLPVAPHLPTASPVLSSDEAVGADPLPVGTA, from the coding sequence ATGACTATTGCCGAGCAGCCGCACGTGGCAGCCGGGACGACCCCGACCGCCGGCCGCACCGCCGAGTATGACGGCACCACCGCCGTCGTGCTGGAGGACCTCGCCCTGGCCTACGGGCGAACCCCCGTCCTCACGGGTGTCACCGGCACCCTGAGGGCTGGCCAGGCGCTGGCGCTCGTCGGCCCCAACGGCTCGGGCAAGACCACGCTGCTGCGTGCGCTGCTCGGCATGGTCCGCATTGTCAACGGAACCGCCCGCGTCAACGGCCAGGCGCCGGGCCGCGCACCGGCCGGGAGCATCGGCTACGTCCCGCAGGTCGCCGACCTCGACCCGACCTTCCCCGTCACGGCCCTCGACGTCGTCGTCATGGGCACCGTCTCCGCCCTGGGGCCGCTGCGGCGCCCGGGACGGCGCGAGCGCGAGCGCTCACGCGATGCCCTGGGGACCGTCGGGCTGTCCCACGTCGCCACCCGCCGCTTCGGCGAGCTCTCCGGCGGACAGCAGCAGCGCGTCCTGCTCGCCCGCTGCCTGGCCTCGCGCCCCCGCCTCGTCCTGCTCGACGAGCCCTTCAACGGCCTGGATCAGCCCAACCGCGACGCCCTGCTGCGCATCCTGTCCGGGCTGAAGTCCGACGGCGTCGCCGTCGTCGTCTCGACACACGACCTGATCCTCGCCCAGGAGGTCTGTGAGCAGGTGGCCCTGCTGGCCGGCCATCAGGTGGGTTTCGGGCCCCGCGAGGAGGTCCTCGTGCCCGCGCTCGTCGAGCAGGCCTACGGCGCCGGCCCCGAGCACGCCGCCCGGCTCCTGGGCCTGCCCGTCGCGCCGCACCTTCCGACGGCGAGTCCGGTCCTCTCCTCCGATGAGGCCGTCGGCGCCGACCCGCTGCCTGTGGGCACCGCATGA